Part of the Mobula hypostoma chromosome 15, sMobHyp1.1, whole genome shotgun sequence genome is shown below.
CACTTAGATTAACACCAccttggacagaaggaggaagagaaataacacacatgaaaaataaaatcacataacagtcagataaaacttctaagtatatattttcattaaaaatGAACAGGATTCAACACTCCATGTGGGTATATGCAATTGTGATAAAAAATACAGACCAGAAATCTTAAATGAGAGGCCAACTCAGAAGAATGAATCATCACTATGGGagaaaacattaaccagtggaatgagtatgaccctccatgggagacatcccaacgatctgagcagacgagatggtgacaaggaagcatcaAGCACCTGACTGACAGTTgcagacctcttcccagaaacagaggggttccttgcagaaatacaagacaaagtggttaacaaaaggaaaaaaaaaatcgaaaATACATGAAATACAAACAAATAAGGCAGTAAGTGCAGAAGATGTCAAGAGAAACCACacacaatccaacacattccaggatcctgaagcagtttaactcaatctgattacttacaaagttacaatcaaatggcaaatatcattcaccaaaatcttgctttaaaatacaaactcatgaatgCCCTCCATCACTTCATAAAGGCACCATAaattcaagcctgatccagttttagagtcaaaatCTTACAAATTATATGATAATCAATACATTATTTCAGATAAGGCAATCCATATAACCATCCGGATATGATATTACAGGATCAACAAGCAGAAACAACTCCCACAATAGATAAAACCATTCCCAGCACACACATTCCTCAACCAGTGGAGCACCTCACTACAGGTATTGTTTGTGTCATCAGTCAGACAACTGAAAATTTTTCTCAAtcaatcagcttccaaatgttACTACTCTGTCGTTTGTTGCCACACCCCactgctgattcccttctcctcatcatacgTTCTTACTCCGACCATCgtccagagccccaaactctgccctgtgcagacccacctctggtttctgaccctgctctgttgaacatccaactaatggtttccaattctgctttcagtctttagAGGACAGTGGTGTTTTCTAACAACCCTTTAGAAGCATGGAAAATGACCCATAATGTGGAAATGAGCCGTGAATAACGAGGTTAGCCaccaatgtcattcttcctcagcccagagattTGAGGAGCGAAGAACATCTcagacagaactgcagtcagctcGACTTCTTCATTTGCAGAGAActcaagggaaacctcttcacccacagagtggtgactgtttggaacccatcaccacTGGGAGAGCAAGAGGTGAACAGCAGGGGAGGATTTAACAGGACTATCGTGGAACtgaatcactggcagggtccagccGGCCTGAGTTGACTCTCTATTGTACACTAAGTGTGttataaattcactaagtacCGGAGACAgaatttaaaatagaactgatttatttgtctcagatccagaatattaaacacCAGTCCCATTAAAGCATAtacagcagaagaaactcctcccatgcccagtgaccagggtgcagaactgggtgtggtgagcagcagcaataattgcagagttcagcaacgacagtcactctcgaaattgcattcagcacggtgatggacaaatatccagcatgcagcttcccacattcacaacaggtgaacagcctctccccagtgtgaactcaatgatgcacATTTGGTGGAGATTGCTGAGAGAATCTTTTCCCaatgtctgagcaggtgaacggcctctccccagtgtgaactcgctggtgtctcagtagatgagatgaccgagtgaatcccttcccacagtctgagcaggtgaacagcctctccccagtatgaacCCCTTGGTGACTCTGTAGGTCAGATGACTGAGTAaatgtcttcccacagactgagcaggtgaacagcctctccccagcgtgaactgactggtgtctctgtaggtgaGATAAtagagtgaatcctttcccacaatctgagcaggtgaatggcttctccccagtgtgaaatcGCTGGTGTCTATGAAGGTCGGATGATCGatggaatcccttcccacagactgagcaggtgaacggtctctccccagtgtgaactgactggtgtgccagcagATCAGATGAccgagtaaatcccttcccacattcacagcaggtgaacggcctcaccccagtgtgaactcgctggtgtatcaGTAGATCAGATGACCGAGCGAATCCCTTCTCGCATTCAcggcaggtgaatggcctctccccagtgtgaactcgctggtgtgccagcAGATCACatgaccgactgaatcccttcccacagtctgagcaggtgaatggccatactccagtgtgaactgactggtgtgccaataGGGAGgatgaccgactgaatcccttcccacagtctgagcaggtgaacggcctctccccagtgtgaactgactggtgtgccaatagggtggatgactgagtgaatcccttcccgcagtctgagcaggtgaatggcctctctccagtgtgaactcgctgatgttccttcagtttagatgagcaagtaaatcccttcccacagtctgagcaggtaaatggcctctccccagtgtgaactcgctggtgagccattaggtcaaatgactgagtgaatccttccccacaaattcagcagatgaccagcctttGCCcaatgtgaactgactggtgtgtctgcAGCTGGgatgaccgactgaatcccttctcacccacagaacagatgaatggccttgtcccagtgtgaacttgctgatgtaccttcagttgagatgaccgactgaatccattcccactgtctgagcagatgaatggcctctcccctgtgtgaaatGACCGGCGTGACAGTCAGTCAgatgattgagtgaatcccttgctccacttcttaaatgtctagacagagacagcaaaactggtgtATTGTGTTTGATTTCCCGTAGACAgattccttgtcatttttaacctgtaaaaaaatatacaaaatccatcaatgggcGTAGGACAGTATTTCAGATGTGATCACTTTAGTTGTCAAGGTGTGATCtgacatcacactgttacagtgaggttcaacacaagttggagagagaaatcatcctgtaactgggcacagtgctggtatctggaatgaccatcaaattctctgatgctcttcctgtctctataagaatggggcatttctgccatcttcaatctGTGACCTGGTTCAGTTTGACTTTCTCCATTGGTGTTATTCCCTGTTCCCATTGAACTGCATGGGTgtctggccccacagtaactgaaacactttCACACAAATAGTCTTTGTTAATgtgcagctgggattttcttttatgtaCCGTTAATTTAAAGTCCTACAGCTTTAACGCCATATAAATATCTTCTACTCAGATGTAtagttggtctgcacagctgttgGAAGGAATTAGAGTGAATATTAGTATTATTTAAGGTTCCcgtcacagtcatagaaaagtacaacacaggaacgggccctttggcccatctatttcATGCCAAGCTAAACTTTCTactcccatacccctaccatccagggacCTAtacaaacctcttaaatgttgaaattgggcttgcatgcaccacttgtgctggctgctcattccacatccGGATGACcacctgtgtgaagaagtttctcctcatgttcccttaacatctcagctttcacccttaacccatggcctctggttgtagtcccaccccatCTCTGTggtaaaagccagcttgcatttaccctatctataccactcataattgtggtatacctccatcaaatctcccctcaatcttctacgttccaaggaataaagtcctgacctgctCAATTTTTCCTTCTAACCCAAGTCCTCCAGatgtggcaacatccttgcaaattttctctaaaCTCTTTCAGCCTCTTTTACATCTTTcatgtaggttggtgaccaaaactgcacacaatactccaaattaggcctcaccaacatcttgtacaacatcaatataacatccatctcctgtactgaGTACTTTGgtttctgaaggccaatgtgccaaactcTTTCTTTCCgtccctatctaactgtgacaccacttgcagtgaattatggacctgttttcccagatccctttcaTCTACAACACTCCTCAGAGCCCGAaatttcactgtgtaagacctaggtcctaccaaagtgcaacatctcacgcttgtctgcattaacttccattttgcatttcttaacccatttttccagctggtccagatctcactgcaagccatgatagtcttcctcactgtccactacacccccagtcttggtgtcatcctcaaatttgctgatccagttaaccgcattgccatccagattactgatatagatgacaaacaacaacagatccagcactgatccctatggcacaccactagtcacaggcctccggtcagagaggcaaccatctgctaccacactctgacttctcccaaagacagtgtctcatccaattgactatctcatcttgaatgctgagtgactgaaccttcttgaccaacctcccatatgagaATTTGTCAagtgctttgctaaagtccatgtagacaacatccactgccttgccttcatccactttcctgataacttcataGAGAGACTCTATAAAATCGGATAGACATGACctacatgcacaaagccatgctggctatccttaatcagtccacatctatccaaatacttatatatctggttcctGCACATaagttccaataactttccccctactgatgtcaagctcaccaacGTACAATTTCTTAGTTTATTTTtaaagcctttcttgaacagcggaacaacattgtctagtctccaatcctccagtacctcgcctgtcactaaggatgatttaattatCTGTGCTTGAGCCCCAACAATTTCTGCAGTTGTCTTCCGCAGGGTCCtagggaacaacttgtcaggccctggggatttatccacactaatttgccttaagacagtGAACACATCCACCTCTATAAtctgtccatgaagttgatgctgctttgcctcacttctatagactctgtccatctcctgtgtaaatacagacacaaaaataaaatctcccccatctatttTGTTTCCtcatatggattaccattctgatcttccagaggattaaTTTTGTCCtctgcaatctttttgctcttaacatatctgcagaatcggtgaggattctccttcaccttgtctgctcggtcaacctcatgccttcttttatttctttcatagtgttcacttgaatttcctgtatttcataagtaccccatttgttcccatttgcctgtacctagtatgcacctcctttttattgATCTGGGAGATGGAAGCCAAAGGGGTGATGGAGCTGcatggtgggaggtggggaagggggggttAAACTAAAGTTTCAGGGGGAATGGGAGCCTGAATaatagaacagatagtggaggggttgtggagacagatgttgttcagacctcagacaaagtcaggaatgaaaaagttgagcatggtgcagtgaATATGCTGAGCCCGGTATATTTCGATACAAGGAGCAGTataggaaaggcggatgtgttcagggcatggatcaacacctggaattatgacactaaTTGTGGACTGGGACGGGCTGCTTTATGGTAAAGGTGTGTTTGGTAAATAGGAGGccttcaaagtgaaattttggaAGTGCAAAGCGggtatgtgcttgtcagaataaaaggtaaagatagaaactgtagggaaccttggttttcaagcgatattgagaccctggtgaaGCACAAAACGGAGTTGCAGAACAGCGATAGGCAGGCAGgttcttatggagtataagaaatgcaagagaacaaacaagaaataaatcaggatggctaaaagaaagcatgatgtTGCTGTCGCAgaaaagatgaaggagaatcctcaggaATTCTAGAGATAGATTAAGAGCAAAACGATTGCAAGGcacaaagttggtcctctggaagactggAATGGCAATCCACGTGTGGAACCaaagcagatgggggagatcttaaatattttttcatctctatttactcaggagatggacgaAGGGTCTATGGGAGTGTGGAAAAGCAGCATTAAAAtcgtggaccctgtacagattaaagAAGAGAAGTTATTTCGCTGttcaacatggaacatagaaatctacagcatattgcaggccattcagcctaaaatgttgtgccaaccatgtaacctactctagaaactgcctagaatttccttactgcatagccctctatttttctgagctccatgtgcctatttaagaggctgttaaaagacactcttgtatctgcctcgaccaccgctgccagcagtgcattccatgcacccaccactctgtgtaaaaaacttacccctgacatcccctcggtatctatttcccagcatcttaaaactatgcccccttgtgttagccatttcaacccggGGAAaaacctctggctgtccacatgatcaatgcccctcatcatcttataaacctgaaaaaggctctaaacataaacaaggaaattgtacattgctttgaggatttgttggaagtatacaaaattatgaggataaagatagggtaaatgcaagcagctttttccactgaggttgagtgggatgaaaaccagaggtcatgggtaagtggggaaggtgaaaatttaacaggaacatttgaaaaagctctttactgaaatTGTCGTAAGAATGTGGAATgagatgtcagcacaagtggtgaatatgaGCTCGGTTTCACCATTAAGTGAAGtttgataggtacctggatggtaggtgtatggagggagatagtcccagtgcaggtagttgcattagacagcttaaatgttttttcagcattgactagatgggacAAATAGCCATTTCTGtactgaacttctccatgtttctatgacagagaagctcgccaaacttgtttggaagggaaaggtaggagtgacaacagagcagcaatggctggagtttctgggagcaattcgggagctgagtgaCCGATACTTCCgaaagaagtggaagcattggaaaggcaggaggacacaaaTGTGGCTAAAATGAGAAGCcaaggccaacataaaagccaaagagagggcaaacaaaaggGCAAAAACCATTggaaagcttttagaaaccaacagaagacaactaatatAAAAGTTAGATGAGCTCAGTGCATGGAatcatgatattgtagtcattaatggCTCCtggtagcacccaacagtctgaggcatttagagaaacaaaatattccAGGCCTCAATAACACTGGAAAAgcaaggttccctgcaccagctacctttcaacttttattttggcaggcacatacaaactatacatcctcaaaatttcacttctaaaggcctcccacttacaagtaatcctttgccagaaaacagcctgtcccaaaccaccctttacagatcctttctgattccatcaaaatttaccattctacaatttagaatctcaacctgtagTCCAGACCTCTCTTCTTCCATATTTACTTTaaatctcatggcattatgatcactaatttctgtcaccagccctAGATCATTTCCTAACAGCTTACTGCACAATTCTACATTGGGAATTCTACAAACTGATTAAAGGCACATTTGATAAAtcctaccccatctagtccttttacagtatgggtgtcccagtcaatatatggaaagttaaaatcacttactgaatCAACCTTTCTTTATTGGcatagtctgcaatctctctacaaatttgttcctcttaatccctcagactgttgggtgcaagcAAGTCCcgataatggctacaatatcataattccctgtcctgagctcatcggCTTTCCTATggttgcattgtgatatgcacagTTGAGCACATTCATTGCACCATGCTCAGccatttgattgctgactctgtctgaggtctgaataacatctgactggtgtcaagaaaacaacctctccaccattgtcacaaaaacaaaggagctgattgtggacgacaggaggaatggagacgggctaaccccaattgacatcaatggatctggggttgagaaggtgaacagctttaaattcctcggcatacacatcaccaagaatctcacatggtctgtacgtacctgctgtgttgtgaaaagagcacagcagcacctctttcacctcagatggttgaagaagtttgaactgtacttccctcaatcgcaggactctgcagagagtggtgcggacagcccagcgcatctgcagatgtgaactttccactattccgGACATTAACagaggcaggtgtgtaaaaagggcccaaaggacactggggacccaattcaccacaaccGCAAACTGAATgtgagaaaatggagggatatggacattatgtaggcagaagggattagtttagttgaccatttggttactaatttattcaattcagcacaatatttggCCTGTCCCTGTACTATACTGTCTATGTTCTATACCTATATTCTATAACATTATTCAGTCTGCAATGTGTCAATGTGATTTTCAGTTCACTGTGTTGTTTTAACATACCGAGTTCCAGAACTTCTTTTAGCATTTTGTTGAACTTTGCCAACCCGTTCCTCATTTCCACAGAGGATCCCCTCATCATTCCCGGGGAGTGGGAGCCTTTCCCCATTACCAGGCTGAGGAAGAGCAGGGAATCCTCTGTCGGGGTTCCCTTCTCTGTGAGTTCTGTGATTTCCTGTAAACGATGAACTTGTTGAGTGACAGACTGAGTGAAAGCGAATGGAGAAGACAATATCTGCTCAGGGATGGGACGTCCCAGTGACTTTGAGCACAGAGACAGTCACTGGGCAGCCTCTTCACCCACACTGTAAATTTCTGGGTTCAGTCATTAGCAGCAAAGCACTGACTGTGGAAATTAAAAATCAGAATATTATTAGAGTCACAGAGCCcagcagcactgaaacaggcccttcggcccttctagttaATGCCGACCTGTTTTTGTTTTTACTGCCTGTTTCCAACTACCTGCACCATAGcctctatacacctcccatccatgtcatcacccaaatttctctttagTGTCTAAATCGaacccacaccctccacttccactggcagctcattccacactctcaccaaactctgagtgaagaattcccCTTCAGATTcttctgaaatatttcacctGAACTTATGTCCAATGTGGGGGTAAGAGGGAAGACGGGGTGGAGAGGGAAGGCAGTAAGGAGGGGGAAAGGCTGATTGGGGACAAGGAAACAGAGGGGAGTGTTTATTCATACTGTTTTGTGAATTGTTTGAACTTACTTGCTGCAAACTTACTATACTGTACATTCTCAACCAAATTACTGATTACAGATGACAAGTAAcatgaagagcagtgtgagctgtcttaatgactatcatccagtggctCTCACATCTCTGGTGATGAAATGTTGCAGGGTTTGTCATAGtgagaatgaactcctgcctcggcaaagacctggacccactgcaatctgcccatcaccacaataggtctacggcagatgtGATCGCAAtgactcttcacatggccttagatcacctggacaatacaaacaccaaaCGAGTGCTGCTAAACAACTGACAATTGCACCTTCCCCAACTGCTCACATGAGACTAATGTCTATATCGGTGACACAGGAAATCACTTCACTGTCACTCTCCTGATACCGTGTCTGACCTGCTCACCTCCGGGTATCCTCCCTCAACAAGCCTCTTTCTCAGTCACCATCTGTGAGAttatataaaacaaaaacaattaaaACGATCTATCAGACAGCTCCTGTACCCCTCCACCCCTGACCATGCTTCGCTggttaaatctctcccttctcagccCCTTACTTTCTCCCTTTCCCATTGTAACTGCAGATATGCCAACAGATCTGAACCCGCTGTACAAACTTTGACGCAGAAGTCACAGACACCCCCAACTCCCCACCCGCTTCCTGATCTGCACTCGCAGCTCAGGACGGTGACAACTGTTTCCAGCTCTGGGGCTTTGTGACAAACACAAGgttaacagcaaaacaagtcagTGATTGATATAAAGAGAAGAATTGTTGCTTCCTGAAAGGACACGCGAGCGTCCGATACAATGGACCAGATCCTCCCTTGTCTCCTACTTCATGTGACCTGGGTCACGGAACGTCCGATCATCCCACTTTCTCACAtcaccaccctcccctcacccccaatCGCCTCCCGTCCCACACCTTTCCGATCACTCACCCCGCACCCACACGtccacctctcccccccccccccacacacacaaagagatccccaaaccccaaaccccttCCCCGCTCTGGGAGCCACAACTAATTGATCCCACAGCCCGGACTCGAGAGCAGAGCTGAAACCGCGGCTACGATACCGGAGAGGGCGAAGCCTCTAGTCGTTCGACTGAGCTCGGTCCTGACTCTTTCCAACCGCAACCAGCCCCCGGTTTACACGAACTCGGCATCAGACGCCCACTCACCGGAGAACCACGGTGACACCTGGGGTCGGCACTGCGCCTGCGTCCAGCAGGAAGCTGGGAGGTTGCCACAGCGCCCCTGGCGACCGGAGGTCTGCAAATCGACACCGGTTCGGAGGTCTGCGCAGCGCCAACTGGCGACCGGAGGTCTGCAAATCGCCACCGGTTCGGAGGTCTCCGCAGCGCCAACTGGCGAccggaggtctgcacatcgccgACGGTCGTCGGATGTTTCCGCAGCGCCTCCGGTAGCCGGAGTGACGACGGAGAATAAATCACAAACCCGAgggagtctgcagatactggaaatccaaaacaacgctCGCAAAAATGCTGAAGGTACCCAGCAGGTCAGATATCATCTATCGAAAAGAGTCGCCGTTTCCggttgagatccttcttcaggactgagaaagaaggggaaatatctgaataaaaacgGGGCGGGTGAGGAAAAGGCTCGCTTGAAGacgatagttgaagccaggtcgGTAGGAAATCTCAAGAGCGGGGGGaaaaaatctaataggagaggagatcagacaataggagaaagggatggaggagtggACCCAGGGAGAAGTGAAAAGCAGGTGAGAGGAATGAAAGGTCAGGGGAAGTAAATTGTGAATTGCTGCCTcagctggaaagactgtttggacaACAGAGAGAGTTCAGTCTTGCCGCCCTTTCACTGTGACACCCCCGAACTGCACATCAAATCCATCCAAACGAATCTGGGCGAACGTTAATGATCAACAAATATAATAGCGCTCAGCTATCAGCGGTCTGAATTATAACTGACTTTAAAAAGGAAGAGTATTCATGGTCCACATTGTCAGGGTGTTGAGTTTACCAGGAGACAGTCTGCAGGGACGAGAGGTTTTCTGTTGACtaatacactgtgtgtggaccCCGCTGGCAATTCTCCTGTTGTGACCAGAATCGAGACAAacactccaccaacaacacggcacagccggacacatGACAGGGCACTTTacatctcacaacactggattcagtgatgaaacccgtgattaatgttgttgtcccactgaaatcatAAGAAACGGCCATTAAGCTGTTTTTGAATACAAGCGCTCCCCACAGGTGACGTCACACACGCGCTGCTGCGCTCGCGCTGAAACAGTTTAACGGCTGGGCTACTGATCACGAGACCCCTCCACCCCGCCCCACCTCCGCGGCGCTATAGTCATTGGCCCGAGGCGATGTCAATCACTGTTTCCGCCCAGTAGCGGAGGCGGACCAGCCGAAAGGGCGTTACCTCGCTGTCACACCCCGTTGGACACTCCGTCAAAGCGGAACAAACCCAAAATAAATGTCCCGCAttttgatttatttccatttccctccgaggga
Proteins encoded:
- the LOC134357011 gene encoding zinc finger protein 239-like yields the protein MAHQRVHTGERPFTCSDCGKGFTCSSKLKEHQRVHTGERPFTCSDCGKGFTQSSTLLAHQSVHTGERPFTCSDCGKGFSRSSSLLAHQSVHTGVWPFTCSDCGKGFSRSCDLLAHQRVHTGERPFTCRECEKGFARSSDLLIHQRVHTGVRPFTCCECGKGFTRSSDLLAHQSVHTGERPFTCSVCGKGFHRSSDLHRHQRFHTGEKPFTCSDCGKGFTLLSHLQRHQSVHAGERLFTCSVCGKTFTQSSDLQSHQGVHTGERLFTCSDCGKGFTRSSHLLRHQRVHTGERPFTCSDIGKRFSQQSPPNVHH